From Chlamydia avium 10DC88:
CAAGTAACTAATAGTGCAGGAATTCGTTTTAATGAAAAGGTGATTGGGAATCGTGTAGGATCTGCAATTTTTGGTGGGGATTTTATTATTCTACGTTTATTCGATATTTCGCGTTTTCATGCAGATATGGATATTGGATTGCAAGGTGGTGTATTTTCGGTTTTTGATTTAGACCATCCCGAAGCATGTATGGTGAATTCAGATTTTTTTGTTGCTGGCTTAATAGGATGGGCTGTGGATAGATGGAGCTTTCGTTTCCGTCTTTGGCATCTTTCTTCACATTTAGGAGATGAATTTCTTTTAGCTCATCCAAATTTCCCTAGGTTTAATCTTAGTGATGAGGGTATCGACCTTTTTGCTTCTTTACGTTATAACCCACAAATTCGTCTATACGGAGGATTGGGTTATATTGTTAGTAGGGATCTAACATTTCCTGAACGCCCCCTATACGTTGAAGCAGGGGTGGAATTACGTCCTTTTGGATTGCATGAGGACAATTTATATGCTCAACCAATTTTCGCTATGCATTTTCGTTTTTGGGAAGAACAACGTTTTGGAATAGATCAGACTTATATTCTTGGTATGGAATGGTCAAAATTTCGTGACATTGGGCGGAAAATTCGTGCGTTTGTTGAGTATCACCAAGGATTCTCTAAGGAAGGACAGTTCGTCCGCGAACCTTGTAATTACTACGGATTTCGTTTGAGTTACGGTTTTTAAGTTATTTAAACGATAACAAATCCATTAGGGAAGGAGGGATAATCTGGACCTATAGGTAGAGTGTTTGTCATATACTTTCGGAAAATTTCTATCCCTTGTTGAGGAGAAGAAATACAAAAGATACAATTGCTTACCCATTCAGATCCTCGGTTGGTTCCTAACCGGCAATTACTGCGGTAAATAGGAGTGATTTTTTCTTTCCAATAATCTGCAGAACCAAGAAGGAAGACAGGAA
This genomic window contains:
- a CDS encoding DUF1207 domain-containing protein produces the protein MGKLFCYIYYLCSLVLLSYVFCYSSIDARENRCLDCKNFNKGVSCTDQLPDNIQGSENSCYLTGYVQALVDMHFVDSGTQVVVQDGVAYLFSLPVEASLSSAIVSFVKDLPFISSIIICDSSYQDYQHMAYRDPCPLPKHRALGTAIICGKEGVWLPQNTILFAPLIADPRQVTNSAGIRFNEKVIGNRVGSAIFGGDFIILRLFDISRFHADMDIGLQGGVFSVFDLDHPEACMVNSDFFVAGLIGWAVDRWSFRFRLWHLSSHLGDEFLLAHPNFPRFNLSDEGIDLFASLRYNPQIRLYGGLGYIVSRDLTFPERPLYVEAGVELRPFGLHEDNLYAQPIFAMHFRFWEEQRFGIDQTYILGMEWSKFRDIGRKIRAFVEYHQGFSKEGQFVREPCNYYGFRLSYGF